A segment of the Acaryochloris marina S15 genome:
ATGCACAGTGATGTCAACTTCTGCCTAGCCGATATGGGCAGCTTGCTGGCACGCCTGATCAACGTCCCTGTTTATATGGGTGAAACACCCGAAAACATGGTGTTTATTTTGCAGCACAGTGGTGCAACAGCCCTGATGTTGTCTGATCTGCAGGTGTTGAAGCAAGTTGCCCCTTGCCTACATGAAGTATCTACTCTGAAATTTGTTTTTATTGCTAATGGCCTTAACTCTTCGACTACTGAGGATGCTTTAACAAAACTTCGCGTCGATATTCCAGAGAGTATCCAGCTAATTTCTTTGTCTACCGTGCGGGCGTGGGGGATAGAGCAATGGTCAGATCAATCCCGGAAGAATTTAAGGGCCGAGATTTCACCTGAAGATGTGGCCACGATTGTCTATGTTGCTGGTGCGACGGGACGTTGTCAGGCATTTAGAAGCCAGGTATTGCCTATCTTTCAGGCAGTGACGGCCCTTAGACAGCGACTACAGCACGGTGCCCCCTACCTGTGTGAACTTCCAAAAGGGGTCATGCTTACCCATGAAAATCTGGCAGGGAATGCGCTGGCAGCGTTTAGCATTATGCCGGGTCTTCGAACCGGTCCCCAGGAAACGGTCCTTTCTTTTCTGCCGCTCACCCACGTTTTTGCTCGAGTAATGCTGTACGGGCATCTGAGTTATGGTCATACGATTTATTTCACGACGCCCCAGCGGATCGTTAAACATTTACGGGAAATCCAGCCTACCATTTTATCCACAGTGCCGCGTCTTTTAGAAAAGGTCTATCAAAAGATTCAGGAGCGAGGCCAACCATTGCCCCGTTTCAAACAGATAATCCTCAAGTGGGCGATCGATCTAGCTCAGCGATACCAGCTGGGACGTCAGTCTCACGGGCTCTATACCTTGCAGCTAAAACTAGCCGATCAGTTCGTGTATCGCCAATGGCGTCAAGGATTTGGGGGCGTCTCAGGTTCCTCCTTTGTGGCGGTGCTGCCCTCAAACCAGAGTTAGCCACGGTCTTCTCTGCTGCCGGAATTCCAGTCCTTCAAGGGTATGGTCTCACTCAAACGAGTGCTGTGCTGTGCGTGAATCGAGGGGAACTGAATCGAGCTGGAACAGTAGGGGTGCCTATCCCTGGTGTTGAAATTGAGATCGCACCCGATGACGAAATCTTGGCCAAAGCCCCTACGTGATGAAAGGCTATTACAATAATCCAGTTGCAACCCAAGAAGCCATTGACGCGAAGGGCTGGTTCCATACTGGCGACTATGGAGAGATAACTGATGATGGATTCTTGACCATTACCGGCCAGAAAAAAGTCTCTTTAAACTATCAACCGGTAAGTATGTAGCCCCTGAGCGCATTGAGCATCATCTTGTTCAATCCCCGTTAGTGGATTGGGCTTTGGCTGTGGGTAATCAGCGCCCTTACTGTGGTCTGCTCATTTTTCCCAATCGACGGAGACTGCAAAGATTGGCCAAGAAGCTGGGGTTACATCTTCCCCTTAACGAGATCGTAGACCATCCGCAGATTGTTGCTGAATATCAGTTACTGATCGATGCGGCTAATCAGAAACTCCCGGCGTGGTCAAGGATAAAACGCATTCGCCTAATACTTGAAACACTCACCGTTACCCATGGATTACTGACACCCTCCCGACGACTCGATCGGGAATCAACCTGCACAGCCTTCGCTGAAGAGATTGAGGATCTGTATAGCACGGTTGTGCCTTCTAGGATCCAGTCAGTTACTTCCCCTATCCTACCAGCATCTGCATCGCTGACGTTGGAAGCTTCTTAGGGCTTCATTCCTGCTGAATTTATTGAGGTTTGTTGTTATGTTGAAACCATTTCGGACCGCTGCTATTCTCGGTGCAGGTGTGATGGGCACTCAAATTGCGGCCCACCTCGCTAATGCAGGCTTGGTGGTTTATCTCTTAGATCTGCCTGCACCTGGAGTCCATAAAAACGCGATTGTTGAAGCTGCTTTCCAGAGAGGGCTCCAGCAAAAGCCTCCGATTTTCTTTACTGAAAAAACAGCCCGCCGCATTATTCTGGGTAATTTTGACGATGACTGGCATCGCTTAACCCATGTGGATTGGGTGATTGAGGCTGTAGTCGAGAAGCTAGAGGTTAAGCAACAGCTGATGGCTCGTTTAGAGGGTCACATTCGCGATGATGCAGTGGTGTCAACGAATACGAGTGGGTTGTCTATTCAAGCGATCACTGCAGATTGCTCTGATGCTTTCCGGCAGCGATTTCTGGGAACACACTTCTTCAATCCCCGCGCTACCTGAAGCTGTTGGAACTGATTCCTACTGCTGAAACGGATCCACAAATTGTGGATCAACTAAAGTGGTTTGGACATCTCTATCTAGGTAAAGGGGTGGTAGTCGCGAAGGACACCCCCAACTTTATCGGCAATCGAATTGGCGTTTTTATCAGTATGCTCGGTATCCAAGCCTTTACAGAACAGGGATACACCATTGAAGAGATTGATACTCTCACGGGGACGTTGACGGGGCGTCCCAAATCTGCAACTTTCCGCACGGCAGATATTGTGGGTCTCGATACGTTACTGTATGTGGCTGAAAATCTATATCCTGCCATCCCTGACGATGAAAGTCGTGATGTTTTTCAGGTGCCAAGGATTCTGAGACGCTTAGTAGAGGCAGGACAACTAGGGGCCAAAATGGGTCGGGGCTTTTATCAAAAGTGGGTAAAAATATTCTCTCCGTCAACCCGCAGACACTAGCATACGAAAAGGCTCAGTCCATGCATCTAGGGAACTGGAAAGCCATTGCTAAAATTAAATCTCTTCCTGAACGTTTGCGAAAACTCTATCAAGATGACGGTCGAGCGGGAACATTGTTTCGGCAAACGATACTGAGAATCTTAAGTTACAGTGCCCATCGGATTCCTGAAATTGCCGATAGCCCCCTCAACATTGATCAAGCCATGCGTTGGGGATTTGGCTGGCAGCTCGGCCCTTTTGAAATTTGGCAGGAACTTGGCTTTGCTAGAGTCCTGAAAGATATGCAAGAGTCTGGGATGACGGTGCCCAGCTGGATTGAGTCCATGCAGCTTGCAGGCATTGACCGCTTCTATCAAAGGGCTAGCGAACATAGAGCAGCGTTTGTCTACCAACCCTACATGGCTACCATCCAACAGAAACACCACGGGATGAACTGACTGTTGCTCAGATTAAGACTGATCCGAGGCACACGCTGTGGTCAAGTGCTGAAGCCGCGCTGATTGATATGGGGATCGCGTTGCCCTATTTGAGTTTCGTTCGAAGGGGAATACCCTTGGACAGGTTGTGGTGGATGGTTTCTCAGAAGCATTGGACATCGTCGAAGTTGGGGACTATCGCGGTCTAGTCATTGGAAATGATGGGGAGCATTTTTCTGCCGGGGCTAACCTGGCAGACATGATCAAGTTCTCACACCAAGACAAGGTCAATGTCTTCACAGATTGTGAGCATGGTGCAATTGCCCATCTCCTCGATCAGTTTCAGGCTCTGATGCTGCGAATTCACTACTTCCCCAAGCCAATTGTGGCAGCTATTCGGGGGCGAATCTTAGGGGGTGGCTGCGAATTGGTGATGGCCTCTCCCCACGTGGTGGCAGCGGCTGAAACCTACATTGGTTTGGTGGAACTGAGTGTGGGGCTCATTCCTGGTGCAGGCGGCATTATGACCATGGCTAACTGGGCTGCTGAGCATGCTGCCAGTGATTCCCCCAGCGATATTCAGCCGTTTTTAAAACAGGCTTTTGAGCATATAGGGATGGCGAAGGTAGCTGGCAGCGCCTATGAAGCTCAAGAGTGGGGATATTTACCGCCTACTGCCCAGATTGTCATGAATAGCAATCGTCGTCT
Coding sequences within it:
- a CDS encoding AMP-binding protein, which encodes MFTPNEIYCPPPQPEHEVLGRTLPSLLDEACKSHPNAQAFNHWTREGWEPVSSRAFCTTTEEIALGLKELGLETGDRIALLMHSDVNFCLADMGSLLARLINVPVYMGETPENMVFILQHSGATALMLSDLQVLKQVAPCLHEVSTLKFVFIANGLNSSTTEDALTKLRVDIPESIQLISLSTVRAWGIEQWSDQSRKNLRAEISPEDVATIVYVAGATGRCQAFRSQVLPIFQAVTALRQRLQHGAPYLCELPKGVMLTHENLAGNALAAFSIMPGLRTGPQETVLSFLPLTHVFARVMLYGHLSYGHTIYFTTPQRIVKHLREIQPTILSTVPRLLEKVYQKIQERGQPLPRFKQIILKWAIDLAQRYQLGRQSHGLYTLQLKLADQFVYRQWRQGFGGVSGSSFVAVLPSNQS
- a CDS encoding AMP-binding protein; this encodes MASRIWGRLRFLLCGGAALKPELATVFSAAGIPVLQGYGLTQTSAVLCVNRGELNRAGTVGVPIPGVEIEIAPDDEILAKAPT
- a CDS encoding AMP-binding protein, translating into MKGYYNNPVATQEAIDAKGWFHTGDYGEITDDGFLTITGQKKVSLNYQPVSM